In Paracoccus aminophilus JCM 7686, a single window of DNA contains:
- a CDS encoding FAD-dependent oxidoreductase, which yields MNTDCDVIIIGSGIGGATLAAALAPSGASILILERGAYLPDSPEARDDVAIFERGHYRSSEEWLGADGKSFLPGNYYYVGGNSKFFGAVMYRYRAEDFLPRQHLRGSSPGWDLTYAEMEPWYARAEALFRVRGTASEDPTEPPRSGPYPFPPVPDEPALRQVRDRLRKAGVHPSSLPLAIDIEAWLQRGQTGWDGFPNTGTGKIDAEVGPLAEALTYPNVRLMTGAQVIRLETDPEGQRVSAAIIRQNGRETRLSARHFAVAAGAVQSAALLLRSANAAHPKGLANRSDQLGRNFMNHNTSAMITINPLIRNDSTYQKTLCFNDFYNDDATARAPLGNVQLLGRITGNILKAQVPALPRALARVIANRAFGWFLTSEDLPNPDSRVLVRGDQIVVDWQRSNMDAHHALIARTKQVMRRAGFPLVLVRTFGNKTTSHQCGTARLGASSKHSVVTPDCRSHDLPNLWITDASVLPTSAAVNPALTIAALALKAGKALSEELQRMPGQAAAESGA from the coding sequence ATGAACACCGACTGCGACGTCATCATCATCGGATCCGGGATCGGCGGAGCGACGCTTGCCGCAGCCCTTGCTCCCTCGGGCGCAAGCATCCTGATCCTTGAACGTGGCGCCTATTTGCCCGACAGCCCCGAGGCCCGCGACGATGTCGCGATCTTCGAGCGCGGCCACTATCGCTCCAGCGAGGAATGGCTGGGTGCGGATGGCAAGAGCTTCCTGCCGGGCAATTATTACTATGTCGGTGGCAATTCCAAATTCTTCGGCGCGGTGATGTATCGCTACCGCGCCGAGGACTTCCTGCCGCGGCAGCATCTGCGCGGCTCGTCTCCGGGCTGGGATCTCACCTATGCCGAGATGGAGCCCTGGTATGCCCGGGCAGAGGCGCTGTTTCGCGTGCGCGGAACGGCGTCCGAGGACCCGACCGAGCCTCCCCGGTCGGGTCCCTATCCTTTCCCGCCGGTCCCCGACGAGCCCGCCCTGCGTCAGGTCCGCGACAGGCTGCGCAAGGCCGGGGTCCATCCCTCGAGCCTGCCCTTGGCAATCGACATCGAGGCTTGGCTTCAACGCGGCCAGACTGGCTGGGACGGTTTTCCGAATACCGGCACCGGCAAGATCGACGCCGAGGTCGGTCCCTTGGCCGAGGCGCTCACATATCCCAATGTCCGCCTGATGACCGGCGCGCAGGTGATCCGTCTGGAAACCGATCCGGAGGGCCAGCGCGTCAGCGCCGCGATCATCCGCCAGAACGGGCGCGAGACGCGCCTCAGCGCGCGTCATTTCGCCGTGGCGGCGGGGGCGGTCCAATCGGCGGCTTTGCTGCTGCGTTCGGCCAATGCGGCCCATCCGAAGGGGCTCGCCAACCGCTCGGATCAGCTTGGCCGCAACTTCATGAATCACAACACCAGCGCAATGATTACGATCAACCCGCTGATCCGAAACGATTCCACCTATCAAAAGACGCTGTGCTTCAACGATTTCTACAATGATGACGCGACGGCCCGGGCACCTTTGGGCAATGTCCAGCTGCTGGGCCGCATCACCGGGAATATTCTGAAAGCGCAGGTCCCCGCCCTGCCCCGCGCGCTGGCTCGGGTGATTGCCAATCGCGCCTTTGGCTGGTTCCTGACCAGCGAGGACCTGCCCAACCCCGACAGCCGCGTGCTGGTGCGCGGTGACCAGATCGTGGTCGATTGGCAGCGCTCGAACATGGATGCACATCACGCTTTGATCGCGCGGACCAAGCAGGTCATGCGGCGCGCGGGCTTCCCGTTGGTTCTGGTGCGCACCTTCGGCAACAAGACGACCTCACATCAATGCGGCACCGCGCGGCTTGGCGCGTCGAGCAAGCATTCCGTGGTGACGCCCGATTGCCGCAGCCACGATCTGCCCAATCTCTGGATCACCGACGCCTCGGTTCTGCCAACCTCGGCGGCCGTGAACCCCGCCCTGACCATCGCGGCACTTGCCCTGAAGGCCGGAAAAGCCTTGAGCGAGGAGTTACAGCGCATGCCAGGACAGGCTGCGGCGGAAAGCGGCGCTTGA
- a CDS encoding thioredoxin-like domain-containing protein codes for MTFLSRRHFLAGAVAGLAMPALLRPASAAGPDAAAPEFAGLENWLNSDTLTMANLQGKVVLVDFWTFGCSNCVSTLPSLTSWHKELAGKGLVIVGVHTPEFPFERDLSALEQAVRLHGIEYPVAQDNRYQTWQAYNVRYWPTSVIVGRDGKVVKYHEGDQGMEELGQNLRQMLDT; via the coding sequence ATGACTTTTCTATCACGTAGACATTTTCTGGCAGGTGCCGTCGCGGGCCTCGCGATGCCCGCCCTTCTGCGTCCGGCCTCAGCAGCGGGGCCGGACGCAGCTGCCCCGGAATTCGCAGGGCTCGAGAATTGGCTGAACAGCGATACGCTGACCATGGCCAATCTCCAGGGCAAGGTGGTGCTGGTCGATTTCTGGACCTTCGGCTGTTCGAACTGCGTCTCAACCCTTCCATCACTGACAAGCTGGCATAAGGAGCTCGCCGGAAAAGGGCTGGTCATTGTCGGCGTCCACACCCCCGAATTCCCGTTCGAGCGTGACCTGAGCGCGTTAGAACAGGCGGTGAGGCTGCACGGGATCGAATATCCGGTGGCGCAGGACAATCGCTATCAGACCTGGCAGGCCTATAACGTGCGCTATTGGCCGACTTCGGTCATTGTTGGACGTGACGGCAAGGTCGTGAAATATCACGAGGGCGATCAGGGGATGGAAGAGCTTGGTCAGAATTTGCGCCAGATGCTCGACACCTGA
- a CDS encoding cytochrome c biogenesis CcdA family protein, with product MPVDIGFAFLAGLLTIAAPCILPMLPILLGASFGQRSLVRPLLIVLGFVLTFSAVSLIFSAITSLAGLTAYNLRFIAAIAIGILGLALLWPRPFEAALGRLTGLLPEQSGTGREGNLGAILLGASLGLVWAPCAGPVLASILIFVATSPDWGSKIVLLLAYSIGAGVPMLVIAYGGQFVSSRVRALSKHTHKMQRVFGVLVVCTAVMIALGYDSLIISKISAFYPKGRVGL from the coding sequence ATGCCAGTTGATATCGGTTTTGCCTTCCTCGCAGGTCTGCTGACGATTGCAGCGCCCTGCATCCTCCCCATGCTGCCGATCCTCTTGGGCGCATCTTTCGGTCAGAGGTCGCTGGTGCGGCCCCTGCTGATCGTCTTGGGTTTCGTGCTGACCTTTTCGGCGGTGTCCCTGATCTTCAGCGCGATCACCAGCCTCGCGGGCCTGACCGCCTATAATCTGCGCTTTATCGCGGCCATCGCGATTGGCATCCTTGGGCTGGCGCTGCTTTGGCCGCGCCCGTTCGAGGCAGCTCTGGGTCGCTTGACCGGCCTTCTGCCCGAGCAAAGTGGCACCGGACGCGAGGGTAATCTTGGCGCGATCCTGCTGGGCGCGAGCCTTGGTCTGGTCTGGGCCCCCTGCGCAGGGCCGGTTCTCGCCTCGATCCTGATCTTTGTCGCGACCAGCCCGGATTGGGGCAGCAAGATCGTGCTGCTTCTGGCCTATTCGATCGGGGCAGGGGTGCCGATGCTGGTCATTGCCTATGGCGGTCAGTTCGTCTCGTCGCGAGTTCGCGCGCTGTCCAAGCATACGCATAAGATGCAGCGCGTGTTCGGGGTGCTGGTCGTCTGCACGGCGGTGATGATCGCACTTGGCTATGACTCCCTAATCATCTCGAAGATCTCGGCATTTTATCCCAAGGGCCGCGTTGGCCTTTGA
- a CDS encoding AMP-binding protein: protein MADILSALRAVAAPSSRAIRFFDLAELEFDDVQPSFVTHAELQAQVIALANAFRAIAGHDRPVVTILAPSTIEGLIALLAAEVAGVAHPVNYLLDAAGIADCMNAVGSEIVVTGHQSGLKIAEKLAEVQVPSLRATVTTGRVRAGEHAVRALIAAHPSGQLQGRHPQADDLAALFHTAGTTGKSKVVPLTHANLLASAHGIADAWQMDGATRIVNALPFFHVAGANLLALGPLIRGAEVLLLSETGLRNPAVLSRHWEIVQTLRPTIIGGIPSSLVALLDVPLNGADLSSVRFCATGGAPMPATAGVAFEKQFGLQVHTIYGMTEAAGLIATARLGTSPDYDTAGQLASGVEAGVRPFGSEVVSNAPDAVGTICIRAPQVFRGYAGLNAAEGFLPGGWFETGDIGNIAADGTVTISGRAKDVIIRAGNNLDPAEIEIAANSFPGVADSAAVAMPDRYAGEVPVLYLTARAGQRIATDALEAHLRNAISDPQARPTRILVVEKLPLTSVGKVSRLHLRQWAATKAAQDALGGHGLTASFDFVDNQMRVMPADEASAEKVMQVLAELGLRAILARLPA from the coding sequence ATGGCTGACATCCTCTCTGCGCTCCGCGCCGTTGCGGCGCCTTCTTCACGCGCGATCCGCTTTTTCGACTTGGCCGAGCTGGAATTTGACGACGTCCAGCCAAGCTTCGTGACCCATGCGGAACTTCAGGCGCAGGTCATTGCGCTGGCCAACGCCTTCCGTGCGATTGCGGGACATGACCGCCCCGTGGTGACGATCCTGGCCCCCTCGACCATTGAGGGGCTGATCGCGCTGCTGGCCGCCGAAGTGGCAGGCGTGGCGCATCCGGTGAATTACCTCCTCGATGCCGCCGGGATTGCCGATTGCATGAACGCGGTCGGCTCCGAAATCGTGGTGACGGGCCACCAGTCCGGCCTGAAGATCGCCGAAAAACTGGCCGAGGTGCAGGTGCCGTCCCTGCGTGCCACCGTCACGACCGGGCGCGTGCGGGCCGGCGAGCACGCGGTGCGCGCTCTGATTGCGGCCCATCCCTCGGGTCAGTTGCAGGGGCGGCACCCGCAGGCGGACGATCTGGCGGCGCTGTTTCATACGGCGGGCACGACAGGCAAATCCAAGGTTGTGCCGCTGACCCATGCGAACCTCTTGGCCTCAGCTCATGGGATCGCCGACGCTTGGCAGATGGACGGGGCGACGCGGATCGTCAACGCGCTGCCCTTCTTTCACGTCGCAGGCGCAAACCTGCTGGCGCTCGGCCCCCTGATCCGGGGCGCAGAGGTGCTGCTTCTGAGCGAAACCGGCCTGCGCAACCCCGCAGTCCTGTCTCGCCATTGGGAAATCGTCCAGACGTTGCGCCCGACCATCATCGGCGGCATCCCAAGCTCGCTCGTGGCGCTGCTGGACGTGCCTTTGAACGGCGCCGACCTGAGCTCTGTGCGCTTTTGTGCCACGGGCGGCGCACCGATGCCCGCGACGGCAGGGGTTGCGTTTGAAAAGCAGTTCGGGCTGCAGGTTCACACGATCTACGGCATGACCGAGGCCGCTGGCCTGATCGCGACCGCCCGCCTTGGAACCTCGCCTGACTATGATACGGCGGGGCAACTTGCTTCGGGCGTCGAGGCCGGGGTGCGACCATTTGGCTCGGAAGTTGTGTCGAACGCACCCGACGCAGTTGGCACGATCTGCATTCGTGCGCCTCAGGTCTTTCGCGGCTATGCCGGACTAAACGCGGCCGAGGGGTTTCTGCCCGGAGGCTGGTTCGAGACCGGCGATATCGGGAACATTGCGGCGGACGGAACCGTGACGATCTCGGGGCGCGCGAAGGATGTCATCATCCGTGCGGGCAACAATCTCGATCCCGCCGAGATCGAGATCGCTGCGAACAGTTTTCCTGGGGTTGCCGATAGCGCGGCCGTCGCCATGCCCGACCGCTATGCGGGTGAAGTGCCGGTGCTGTATCTCACCGCTCGCGCGGGTCAGCGCATCGCCACCGACGCGCTTGAGGCCCATTTGCGCAATGCGATCAGCGACCCGCAGGCGCGACCGACCCGCATTCTTGTCGTCGAGAAACTCCCCCTGACCAGCGTCGGCAAAGTCTCTCGTCTGCATCTGCGGCAGTGGGCTGCGACCAAGGCAGCGCAAGACGCTCTTGGCGGGCATGGTCTGACGGCAAGCTTTGATTTTGTCGACAATCAGATGCGTGTCATGCCTGCTGACGAAGCCTCGGCAGAGAAGGTGATGCAGGTTCTGGCCGAGCTTGGTCTCCGTGCGATTCTGGCCCGGCTTCCCGCGTGA
- a CDS encoding serine hydrolase domain-containing protein: MTQSLPRRSGLARRDMLRLTGAGLAMAALPIRVFADQMRSDTLTTRMADFMAREIAAGTLMGGVLMIEKDGKTVLHQAYGHSDAAGSRAATTDDLFRIASMTKPVTSVAIMTYVEQGLIGLDEPIATYLPELADLKVHGRDGLPVTAPQQPTVYDLLRHAGGFTYAMFGAASEAIRKQYGEADIEQIRSDMTASEMLTRLAKIPLAFRPNSRFEYSVGIDLLGFILERVSGLPLSQVLQDRVFTPLQMTQTSFAVSGDDVHRLAQVPDGDPMKPFTEGWMRVEKPRGDGYLSGGGGLVSTASDYLQFCRMILNEGELNGQRILSPATVRLMTSDHSQRLDGGPDAFTGPGYGFGLGFAVRLGNGEAYVEGSKGDVNWSGFNGTTFTIDPEEKLIAIFMAAAPSARNHLRFMFRNVTYGALAGEGDHG, encoded by the coding sequence ATGACCCAATCCCTCCCGCGCCGTTCGGGTCTTGCCCGCCGCGACATGCTGCGCCTTACCGGCGCAGGCCTTGCCATGGCGGCGCTGCCTATTCGCGTCTTCGCGGATCAGATGAGGAGCGATACGCTGACGACCCGCATGGCCGATTTCATGGCACGCGAGATTGCCGCGGGCACTCTGATGGGCGGTGTCCTGATGATCGAAAAGGACGGAAAGACCGTTCTGCATCAGGCTTATGGCCATAGTGATGCGGCAGGTTCGCGCGCCGCCACGACCGACGATTTGTTCCGCATCGCCTCGATGACCAAGCCGGTGACCAGCGTTGCGATCATGACCTATGTCGAGCAAGGCCTGATCGGGTTGGATGAGCCCATTGCGACCTATCTGCCCGAGCTTGCCGACCTGAAAGTGCATGGCAGGGACGGTCTGCCCGTCACGGCCCCTCAGCAGCCGACGGTCTATGATCTGCTGCGCCATGCGGGCGGTTTTACCTATGCCATGTTTGGCGCCGCGAGCGAGGCGATCCGCAAGCAATATGGCGAGGCGGATATCGAGCAGATCCGTTCCGACATGACGGCGTCCGAGATGCTGACCCGGCTTGCGAAAATTCCGCTGGCCTTCCGGCCGAACAGCCGCTTCGAATACAGTGTCGGCATCGACCTGTTGGGGTTCATTCTGGAACGGGTCAGCGGGCTCCCTCTCTCCCAGGTGTTGCAGGACCGCGTCTTTACGCCGCTTCAGATGACCCAAACCAGCTTTGCGGTTTCCGGCGATGATGTTCACCGTCTGGCTCAGGTGCCCGATGGCGACCCGATGAAGCCCTTCACCGAAGGCTGGATGCGAGTCGAGAAGCCGCGCGGCGACGGTTATCTCAGCGGCGGCGGCGGGCTGGTTTCGACAGCTTCGGATTACCTGCAATTTTGTCGCATGATCCTGAATGAGGGTGAGCTGAACGGCCAACGCATTCTCTCGCCCGCAACCGTGCGGTTGATGACCTCCGATCATTCACAGCGGCTGGACGGCGGTCCCGATGCTTTCACCGGCCCGGGCTATGGGTTCGGTCTTGGCTTTGCCGTTCGTCTTGGCAATGGCGAGGCCTATGTCGAAGGCAGCAAAGGCGATGTGAACTGGTCGGGCTTCAACGGCACCACCTTCACGATCGACCCCGAGGAAAAGTTGATCGCCATCTTCATGGCCGCCGCGCCAAGCGCGCGCAATCATCTGCGCTTCATGTTCCGAAACGTGACCTATGGCGCGCTGGCCGGGGAGGGGGATCATGGCTGA
- a CDS encoding MBL fold metallo-hydrolase, producing the protein MFISEPEPIRGGATRVTPKIQRVVAPNGGVMTYHGTNSYVVESGQARVVIDPGPVDALHARALIDAGGGVVSMILLTHDHRDHSAGVADLVRMTGAPVASARAEGASHHGFNVDHQLSDGDEIAGLTVIATPGHTPDHLCFRMDEVIFSGDHVMGWAPTSILAPEGDPGAYREGLQRLSTLRARQFLPGHGPAVRNTRRFLDFLLERMDQRERDIRDLVAERPATTEDIVTALYSNLGDSTRTVALRTIEAQLLQLERSGRIIRDGAKWRNLQ; encoded by the coding sequence ATGTTCATCAGTGAACCCGAACCCATTCGGGGTGGCGCCACGCGCGTCACCCCGAAGATCCAACGGGTCGTGGCGCCTAATGGCGGCGTCATGACCTATCACGGAACAAACAGCTATGTCGTCGAAAGCGGGCAGGCGCGGGTCGTGATCGACCCCGGCCCAGTCGATGCGCTCCATGCCCGCGCGCTGATTGATGCGGGGGGCGGTGTTGTGTCGATGATCTTGTTGACCCATGACCATCGTGACCACAGCGCGGGCGTTGCCGATCTGGTGCGGATGACAGGCGCGCCAGTGGCCTCGGCCCGCGCAGAAGGCGCCTCCCATCACGGCTTCAACGTCGATCACCAGCTTTCTGACGGGGATGAGATTGCGGGCCTGACTGTCATCGCAACCCCCGGCCATACGCCCGATCACCTCTGCTTTCGCATGGATGAGGTGATCTTTTCGGGCGATCATGTCATGGGTTGGGCCCCGACCTCGATCCTCGCCCCCGAAGGCGACCCCGGTGCCTATCGCGAGGGGCTGCAACGCCTGTCTACCTTGCGCGCCCGCCAGTTCCTGCCCGGCCATGGCCCGGCTGTGCGCAACACGCGCCGTTTCCTCGATTTCCTCCTCGAGCGAATGGATCAGCGCGAGCGCGATATCCGGGATCTGGTCGCCGAGCGACCGGCAACGACCGAAGACATCGTTACCGCGCTTTACAGCAATCTTGGCGACAGCACCCGCACGGTCGCCCTCCGCACGATCGAGGCGCAGCTGCTGCAGCTTGAACGCAGTGGCCGCATCATTCGTGACGGTGCCAAATGGAGAAATCTGCAATGA
- a CDS encoding outer membrane protein, giving the protein MARLMILALAAATTFGAVTTASAETGPYFAASLSYAHLDDADIRGIDTSFGRQPGGYIAADPGYGVNLGLGYGFDSNWRAELELNYRRANYKRATAGALTDADTDGSFRQTAVFANLYYDFQPVDGGIFAGITPYVGGGVGWAHIRWDKVQTFNAVERVGHDSSDNAAAAQLMVGFSYDVPGAEGLSITTELRHTRLLGDLSFKGRVLESRFGSFPIQTDVKDKGRTEINIGLRRRF; this is encoded by the coding sequence ATGGCGCGACTGATGATCCTTGCGCTTGCCGCTGCGACAACCTTTGGGGCGGTTACGACCGCCTCGGCCGAAACCGGACCCTATTTCGCCGCCAGCCTGTCCTATGCCCATTTGGACGATGCTGATATCCGCGGGATCGACACCAGTTTCGGGCGTCAGCCGGGTGGCTATATCGCCGCTGATCCGGGCTATGGCGTGAATCTGGGCCTTGGCTATGGCTTCGACAGCAACTGGCGCGCCGAGCTGGAGCTGAACTATCGCCGCGCCAACTACAAGCGCGCGACTGCGGGGGCGCTGACGGATGCCGATACAGATGGGAGCTTCCGACAGACGGCGGTTTTTGCCAACCTGTATTACGACTTCCAGCCGGTAGATGGCGGGATCTTCGCGGGCATCACCCCCTATGTCGGGGGCGGCGTGGGCTGGGCTCATATCAGATGGGATAAGGTTCAGACCTTCAATGCGGTTGAGCGTGTCGGCCATGACAGCAGCGACAATGCCGCTGCGGCGCAACTCATGGTGGGCTTTTCCTACGATGTGCCGGGGGCCGAAGGCCTGTCGATCACGACCGAGCTGCGCCACACCCGCCTTCTGGGCGATCTGAGCTTCAAGGGGCGTGTGCTGGAATCCCGCTTCGGCAGCTTTCCGATCCAGACCGACGTCAAGGACAAGGGCAGGACCGAGATCAATATCGGCCTGCGCCGCCGGTTCTGA
- a CDS encoding SGNH/GDSL hydrolase family protein has protein sequence MFKTIFASTLLASTIAGVHLASAEEFSQMIAFSGALSDTGNYNAELGKDRPAPFYKNRSTNGPVAVEELARWLGMAAEPSMHLTAKTGGTNFAVADALAGGHGPHDLPAQVDAFLERNGGKADPNALYFVFIGGNDVIKAVQEMDDATSRKTLSDAVDGIELQIKRLVENGAKTIYAPDFIDVGKSPAVLAYGPEASARATMLSDEYNRQFDAMLDKIDDGSFTLIRWSFDDFVKDIEANGSRLGLTNATEACLDVADKCDVDRFIYLTGEYPTARVHQMLGSAMALSLTDRMNGNVREAKVN, from the coding sequence ATGTTCAAGACCATTTTTGCTTCGACCCTTCTGGCTTCGACCATCGCAGGCGTTCATCTTGCCTCGGCGGAAGAGTTCTCGCAGATGATCGCCTTCAGCGGCGCGCTTTCGGATACCGGCAACTACAATGCCGAACTTGGCAAGGATCGCCCGGCACCCTTCTACAAGAACCGTTCCACCAATGGCCCGGTCGCGGTTGAAGAACTGGCGCGCTGGCTGGGTATGGCGGCAGAGCCGTCGATGCATCTGACCGCCAAGACCGGCGGCACCAACTTTGCCGTGGCTGATGCGCTGGCCGGGGGGCATGGTCCTCATGATCTGCCCGCTCAGGTGGATGCTTTCCTTGAGCGGAATGGCGGCAAGGCCGACCCGAACGCCCTCTATTTCGTCTTCATCGGCGGCAATGATGTGATCAAGGCCGTTCAGGAAATGGACGATGCGACCTCGCGCAAGACGCTGAGCGACGCGGTTGACGGAATCGAGCTGCAGATCAAACGTCTGGTCGAAAACGGTGCCAAGACCATCTATGCGCCCGATTTCATCGATGTCGGAAAATCGCCTGCGGTGCTGGCCTATGGCCCCGAAGCCTCGGCCCGCGCGACCATGTTGTCGGATGAATACAACCGCCAGTTCGATGCCATGTTGGACAAGATCGACGACGGTTCCTTTACCCTGATCCGCTGGAGCTTTGACGATTTCGTCAAGGATATCGAGGCGAACGGCTCGCGCCTTGGGCTGACCAATGCGACAGAGGCCTGCCTTGATGTCGCCGATAAATGTGATGTCGACCGCTTTATTTACCTGACCGGCGAATATCCGACGGCACGGGTGCACCAGATGCTGGGCTCGGCCATGGCGCTGTCGTTGACCGACCGCATGAACGGCAATGTCCGCGAAGCGAAGGTGAACTGA